The Strix uralensis isolate ZFMK-TIS-50842 chromosome 4, bStrUra1, whole genome shotgun sequence genomic interval ACAGTTATTTTAAGAACTAAAAACTTTATACCAGTCACTGGAAATGGCATCAAACAACACAAAGGCAGATTTAGGGAAACCACTGCACAACATTTATTTGCAGCCACTGTCAGTACAAACACCTTCACAGATGTCTGTGTATATCTGGATTtaccaaggaaaagaaaacatcttaaacTCGTATCTTTTCACTGCCACAGAGAAGTGGCCTTCCTGTAATATCCAGCAGGCCAAGATTCAAAGTAACATCTGCTACTGCTCTGAGAGAACAGGGGCATActgggaggaaggcaggagtAGGGAAGCAAAGTCCAGAAGTAGACAGGAAGCTACTTTGGTCATAGACAACTGCAAACACTCAAAAGCTCCATAAATACACAACAGAGAAAAACACCATGAGGAGTTATCATTTTTTCtacaaaatgcagtaaaatcaTGGAGAACAAAACATTCGGGAAAGAGGAAGGAATTGTACAAGCAGATGTGACCCTCATATTACCAGAATTCCTGGACACTGATCTGGCTATCAAAAATACCCTGCAAAATCAGCCATGCATGCAGAAAATCGTGCAAGAACATCAGGCTACTCTTCCAGGTCTCAGCTGAGGCAGCTATAAGTGACAAGGATGCAGAAGCTCTCCTGTCAAAGTAACATTGCCACTGGAAGGTCAAGAAAAATCTGAAGGCATAACTTACTAATAAGATGTGGGACCAGAAATCCAGGCATGCTTAGTGGAACTAAGGGAACTCCACAGTGAGGGCAGCAGGTTAAAAGCCAGATGATGTATGTATCCTGAAAAGCAGACCTGGCTGTGCAGGATCAACAATAAAAATTATCTTTGGCCTTGCCCTGCAGCAGATCAGATTTGCTTGTCGCACGAGAGTAGCACCCTTGGACAGCAAGAGACTTGCAGACGTATAGTTCCACCCatcagctgtggggttttttttaagcaaccaACCCACTGGAGGACAGTGTAGGTCTTGATGGTGCTTGTGCACCAAATTTACATTAGGAAGCTGGTAGCAAGCTGTTATTAGTCAGGGCCACAGCTCAAGTAGAAAAAAACATTACTGCTTGCTAGAAGTTATAATCGATTAAGAACATAATtaagggaattaattttttttaaatgcaaagctgTATATCAGTTCTGAATCTACAATTATGTATGTCATTCCTGGACAGGGAGATTTGCCCTCAACTCCCTGCACTaaatttctcaaaaataattcCCTCAGcaaacacaggaaaatattttacagtgctCAGCAAGCCACCACAGGGAACACGGAAAGGGCCTCGCCTAGTACAAGACAGCAATCATCTCTTGGGCACAGAAAGGCTCTGCTCTGCTAGCAAGCATCATAGCAATGCTGGATGTGACTAACTCAGCAAAAGTCGTCTCTACAAGGGAGTTGCTGGCTGCCCTACCTCTCAGAAAATCTGGCTGTAACCTAAATCCTTAGAGGACCAAGTCTTCTATGAAGCCTGACCTCGACTGTTTCCAAACTTTCAGCTAAGGAGACTCAGCAATGATTTTCCTTTCTGATTATTGATACAAGTTCAAGTCCAAGCCAGGACAACGCTAGCTGACGCTTAAATTTTCAAGAGTCCAACCTCCCAGAAATAGCTCAGTTAGGCCTCTCCAGTTCCTAACCTGCCTCTTTTTGGAAAATACCCTCCAGTCCACTCAGTGATCAGAGTATGAAAAATACACAACAGATGGAATTTACAAGTTATACTCATAGCTTCACTCCTGCTAGGCTTTCAAGCTGGGAAGGTAAGAGGGAAAACAGCTCAGTTTTCTATGCTAGCATTGGTTTAGCATATCAAGTAAAAAACCTGGTATTTGTTCCAGAAAGAAGACTAGAGATAGAAGAGTTTCTGGAAGAGGAGTCCCATGGCTTTCAAAGAGGAGTTGTAATTCATTCCCAGTCTCACTAAGATACAGCTCAGTTACCACTGAGATTGAGCTTGTTTATTCCAAAGCAAAAAGTTTGGCATGACTGACAGAAACAGTTTTTTGTGCCAGAGCTCTAATAGCAAATTATCTGTGGAAAAGCCGCTTGGAGAAGTGCTGTTTACTTTGGTAATGAAGCAAGTTCCCTGGAATGAAGGCTTGCAATCTTCCCATGAGATGTTGCAATACATTTACCTGTACCTCAGCTACATACTCTACAGGGCGCTCTCAGGGTCTGATAACTGCTTGGCTAACTCAGGAGGCCAAGGCAAATGCATCTCAGCTACTCTGGACAGGACTATGCTCTGCTCCTACACTGGATACAGAGCTCAGATCCTAATTAAAACTggctgtcttctgtttttttgtttttgttttgttttttggggtttttgtttgtttttttttccttttctgcttcaaGCTAAGCCACAGCCAGCAACACCTCTGGAATATACTTTTGAGAAAAGGGCCTCAAAACAAGGTTCTCAATCATCTTAATAACTGTGGCTTTAAAGCCCAACTCACCCCCTTGACACTTGTATTTTCAGGCAACTCTGAACTTAGACCCCAGCTCACTGTTAGAAGTGTTTAGAAGGAACGTGGAATGTCAGCACACGGTTGAACTATTAAGTACCTGGGGATGAAAAGACATTCAAGGTAGGCTGTGGAGGCCAAGGCTCCCCCTTCTGTTTAGGGAGTCACTGGCCTCAGGCTattctgcttttcctcatttaAGACCAAGTTTCAAGCCACTGTTCAATTTCTCTCTGACCACATGGAAATGAAAGGCTCTCCTCTCTTCAATACTCCCAGATCTTGAGTCTCATACAAACAGGTACTCCTTTCCTTCCAACAAGGTCGTTCACTTAACCCCTCCCTAATCCAGGAACTAAGATTCCTTTGTAGTTGAATTAAATGTACTTCCTATTGAAACAGGTACTTGCATTTGCACATTTTGTTTACAAACAACATGCACTCTTGTGAGAGCACCAAGCTCAGACTTCACACATGGCTGTAGTACCTTCACAGCCACACTTTGTGCTCTTCAGTGTTGAAATTCCTGCTTTGAGGAGAAACCAAGCTCTAATTTCAAGTGTTTACATGTACTCCcgagagcaagaaaaaaatcttaccatgATTAGATTATGTAAAaagtttaattataaaataaataagttTGTTAtggaaacattaaatattaaatacagtaataaatatttacacatttaCAGATAGGACTTGACAATTAATGGTGTTTCTCTGCTACCAGAAGAATTCTGCTCTGTTTATACAGAACACATTCACTCTTTCAAGAAGAAACTGAACTCAAATAATACTCTGTGCTCAAGACTGCATGGACAGTTCAAGAAACCAAGGACACTTGGGTCAGAAAAGTTTGAGGTAAGTCAAGTTCTTCGCACCAGAAGGTAGAGCACAAGAGACCACTGCTTGCAGAGTGTCAGTGCATGAATTTAATTCTTCAAAGGAACAGGTTCTTGGTCAAGTTCAACTGACTGGATCTGATGGGAAGCATTTTATACTTTAAGTGCTGCTTAAAGCAGCACTGAGTACCTAGGTAACAGAAGTAGCTCTGTATTTATAACAGAGGGGTCCAGGCTTATCAGCTTGTTTGAGCATGGCTCTTTTCCTTCAGATACAGAGCTTCAGATCTTGCATTTATTGTTTCAGCATCCCGAGAAGACTAATTTTAACTCAGGCTAGCACACACACCAACGGATAGCTCCACTCACACGAGTCCTACTGAGTTCAGAGGGATTACTTTCCACATACAGTAACAGAACCCAGGTGTGGCTGACAAAGATCTGTCACCAACACCCTGCAAGTCAGAACTAGAGATGAAGTTCTTTGAAGCTGATATCAACAGGGAGCACAGTGACAGCAGAACTAGGTTTTCCATCCACTGAGGTCTAGGGATAGAAGCCATCCAGAACTCTTCCTTTTTTGCTTTGGCGGACGGAAGgaaattttttcccctccacctaTTCCTGAAAGCTGCAACAAGCTCTCTCCCTTAGAGTCAGAGCGGCCAAAGGAGACTTGCTAACAGAAGAAAGTCCATCCACACAACAGCAGAGACTGGAGCTCCAGCACTGATAGAGAGGGCTCAGTAGCAATAGTCTCTAGCAGGTCTTGATAGCAGGTCCTCTACCCCATAGTGGCAGCTCCTGCCACATCGCTGTGCCAAGATGTAGCGGTAACTGTCCTCCCCAGCAAGCAATTCAGCAGCAAGTGGCATGGTGACATCTCCTTGCAGCAGCCTCTGTCTTGATGAATCGGGACTTAGTGGCAACAGCTCCAGCCCACAGTGTCCAGGTGGATGTGTCAGGCAGCCAGAGGTACCCTGCAGCTTGGCAGCGGCCACATCAGAATTGTTCTGTAAGGGGCAGACCAGGTACGTTAATCACCACCCATGACATAAGCACATTGTGCTAGAACCACATCAAACCTACATCCGAGGCAGGTAGGTCAAGGATGTGCACACACCTGAGGACATTCTGCTAGATACTCTTCAGCTTCAAATAAGCTTTGAGCAAAATACTCCAATTGTCACTGGAAAAGCTGGACAAAGTCTGCAGCTGCCATGTGGCAAAGCAAAACTTCTGAGTTCTGCTGGAACTTCTCAGGACTATCCTTTATAGTTTCCTCCTTCAGCTTGTAGTATAACTCCTATTTTTGAGTCTGCCGTCAGGTACACTTTTGCTCAGAAAGGACCAACTTGCTTGCTCATTAAAATACACTAGATTTCTCCCAGGAGTGGTCCATCTAGGGCACAGAGCTTTAGCACTCAGTTGCTGTGACAGTATGACACTTGACTGAGAGGCTATCTATGGTGCTTTGAATTGACAGCTTTTTCTTGGTCTACAGCCTCTAAGCACTAGAAACTTCCTGATGCCTTGCAGAGAAGACATGAAAATGTTCAGTACTTCTCTTATGAGAGGTGATGATTCACTTGGCTGCTGCACCATCTTCCATGATGGAACTTCACCATGGTGTCTTGCACCAAACCTGCCTCTGCCCAGATACTGGAGATTCTTCCTTCATAAGTCCACTTATCTCAGTACATCTTTCTATCCTCACTATTTCTTTAAGACAGCAGCCAGAAAGTTAACAGAGCTCTTGAAGGACTTGTACAACTTGGGTGGTTTAGGGAAACCAGAAAACCAAGCCAGTCATTCACATGTAACCTATGTGTTTCAAGGCCCTTCAAGTGTTAAAAGCAAACACTAGCTTTGCAAAACATGCATGCAATTCTCATATGGGTAATTTCAGCCCGGAAGGACTGAAAGGCTTTTCAAATCAGCTCTCATACCTGCTTTCTCCTCATTTACACACCAACATGgccatttctgttttcttgtcgaagttttttcctttcttctttctcttcatacTGAGGACACTTTTTCCTGACCCTGAGAAATTACAGCGTGTTAGAGGTCATTTTGAACCCTGGCATACATCCTGTTGTTACCAGTCCCCACAGCCTCTGCAGCATTTAGGCATACATCCTTTGAATCCTCAAGCAGCTCCTCAGAACCAGGAAGTTTCAAGCAAGACAGTTTTTAAACATTCAGCATCAAGCAGTATCTGATGATAAAATCAAGGAGCCCCTAAGTTAGGCACTGCCAGTTTTCCCTCACAGGCTTCTTGGTTTAAGGCCAATTAGGTGGCAAGATGAAGAGGGTTTCTTATTGGAACTGAGCAAAGCACCAGGAGACTTTGAGGGACAGATTTCCTGATGGCTTTAGCAAACAGCTGCAGAGACCAgacttccttcctcctccccacagcagagCCCTGTGGACTTCAAGTATCTGAAATCCCTGTCCCCTTGATGTGTCCCTTGAACACATCATAAGCAAGCTGCTTACCAATTTTATCCCAATTTCTCCAGTCTTTTCTAGTGACTGTTCCAAACATAGCATCAAGCTTCTCTGGTTGAAGGTACAGATTAATGAACCACATGCTTCAAGATTATGAGGGTTCAGACCATGAAACAAATGCAATCCTATTCCATGGCTCACTCCAGAAACTAACTATGATCATTTGTTCTTACAGCACAATGCTGATTATCTCTCCTAGCAGCAAGGAATGAGGCAGTGTTCAGAGAACAAGTGTTCATCCCAGCATTCCTCAAGTTCAGATCTAAGTATGAAGCAACAGTGAAATGACAAATGCACACCTTGTTTCCTGAATTGCAGGAAAGGGTACAGCATGTACCCAATTCAGCTGATGTGCTTCATCAAGATCTAAAATTAGTCTGAACTTTTGCATTTCACCAACAACATCCCAAGCCCTACTGTGGTGGAGCTGCAGTGTCAGAACTGGAGGACTGCTCCAACACTAATGCTGGAGTCAGGCTTCCCACGCTGACTATCTAACCTCAGCACACATTCCTGGAGAACACGGTAAGAAGCAAAGGCACAGGTAGGCACACGCTGCTCACATACTGCTTTTGAGCAGGTATAAAGAAGAGTTTGATATATGGCTTGAAACATGTACCCAGAAAAGctcttttaatttattcacaGCAGGACCCCAGATTCCGATTACCCACCACACTGAACTGGCAGCAGTTGGTTAAGCTGGAATGGTTGTTCCCTCCATCTGAATGGCATATACAGTATTTGGGACTGACAGCATCTCTTTCCCCATTTGCTTCCCCCTCAGTGTAAGTATTTAAGCTCAGCAACCTCCATTAATAAACAGACAGTTGGAGCACCatttccttccctccagctgtgTACCCAACTGTTGGATAATAACCATGCACAAGGCTGTTACGTTACTGCTTGCAGGCTTCTTCAGAATGATTAGGGAAGGCACTGCCATGTCAGCATTAAtgctcctcctccccttcctgctgATGTTCTGCAGCACTAACTATCCTGGTTGCAGCAAGAGCAGAAAGGCTCTTGTTTTAAAATCAGGGTCACAGTTGCCCACAGCCAATAGCAAGAGAGGATTAAGTGAACACTGAGTCACCTGTGAACTTCTCAGACCTTGCTTCTACCCTCAAGACATATTCAAGCTGGGATAAGAACTCAGCCCTTTCAAATGCCTTCCACACAGGCAATTCAGCTCAGCCAGGCACATTTTAAGGCTACTGGACACAAGCCCTGTTCACACTTAAGCTAGACAGACACCAAAGTGTATAATACTTACTGCACTATCACAATGATAAGTACAGTAATGAAGCTGATGCTTGAGAGCAGGACAGCTACCACTACCAACACAGTCTTCGAGTAGTCTGCCACATCATTCTTCCTTTGAGTCTTCATGAACTGTTCACCACAGCGCTCACCAAAAAAATCCTGATGACACCTGCAAGTAAACATTAACACAAGTTCTTATCAGCTCCGGTGCTGTCTGGAGCCAAGGACACCCACACACATTCAAACCTGACTTAGACATCTTCAGAGTTTCCCATGAATCTCAAGATGCTCACTTTAGAGCGTGTTCATGAAATGCAGTCACTGCTCTAGCACAAGGTTTGTCAGCATTTCAACAAGTCGAGATTAGTTTGGGCGTGATGTTCCAGGACGACACGCCTTTTCATTCTTTTGGTTTGAGTTTATGACCAACTGATGAGTTCAGTGGCTTGTTATGTATCTCAGATTCCATCATCACTTAATTTACATGGCAGAAAGATTCTCAGTCAAAATACGGCAGGTGATGGCTTTATGCCAAGTTGACACCGATTTTTCCTCTGAGCCCTCATACGCCACCAGCTCATGCCAATCACACCTAACTCACAAGGTACAAGTAACTTACTTGCAGGTCACCATCTGGAGATGTTCTAGGTATATGCATTCACCATGGATGCAAAAGTTTTTGTATTCCATTTCACAGGGAgtccctttctttttgtttttccctttgtttttcttccttcttgatTTGCTGGCATTCTTCTCACCCCCCCTCTTTGTTGGCTTGGGTTTAACCACAGGTTCAACTGAAAAAAGGACAAGATGACTCAGTCTAGCAATGCTAAAAAGCTagattctgtgaaaactgaatGACAGAATTTGGTGAGGGGTAAGGGGATGGTCACTGCAGGAGAACCTGTGACCAGGGTGCAAGTAAGCATGCAGCTGGGCATTTCACATCCAGCACAAAAGCAGCAAGCTTCAAAGCTCCTTAAGCACAACTCTGCCACCATTAAGTCCTGTGCAGTGCAGATCAAAAGCAGTATGAGCAGATGAGCTGTGAGCGCCACTAGagatgaagagcagcagagctgaaTGACTGCAGCATTTCGCAACATAAGATATTTGAGTGAAACTGCACAGGTTCAAGCAAAGACCTGTAAAGAACACAGAGTTCACGCTGAGCCAAGGCATCCACTACTTTCATATCAGCTCAGATACAAGGCTAACAGCCTTCTTCGCTCTAAACTCTCCATTTGCATCAGTGATGAAAGGCATTATAACTCACTAGATAGTCCTGGGCACTTACAGAGGCAAGACAGCTTGCTATCCCAGTTAGCATACTTGTTTCTCCCAAATAACCTGCAGTACTGTCTTCAGCATAAGATAGTTCATTTCCAGTTCTCCTACTTCGAGAGAAATGCCGAGTGCACTGGAGGAGTGAAGGCAGGATAGTCCACAAGAGTCAGGTTATTTGTTCTGCCGCTTACTGTTGCCCCTCATTACCTCAATTAAGACAAACCTCTAGAAGAGTGTGGTTTAAAACGCTGGTGACTTAGTAGCCTTTGGACTTAAGCAAGGGCAATCATCTTCCTTTCAATGAAGAGAATAAGCTAAAGCTAGTTACTCTGCAGCTGCTCCACACAGCAGTCAAAGCTTGATAGCATTGTTTTAGATCAAGTTGGTAAAACACTGGTTCTCTGAAAAAGCTATCCCTTTACTGATAGCCATAAAGCAATTCTTCTCACTGCAACACTGTGCTATTCAGGAGTTAACCAGGTGAGTCTGAACAGGTCTTAAGGACAAGTCTTATTTACAACACTCTTGAATTTTGCTATTGTGCTCTGCAGacctaatgaaaataatttttagagtaTTAATATTTTACCCAGAGCACTATGCATATAGGCAATCACCACAATAGGATGCAGCTGGATCCAACTAATGCATAACCCTGTATTTCTAGTGACAAGAAGAAAGCCAGCACAAAGAAACAAGGTGTAGTTCACTGTTGTCTAGACAGCTGATCGTTTTAACTTCTAGAGCAACAAGCCTAGCTTGAAGttacttaaaagcaaaaatgCCTTCAGCAACCAGAAGTCTGATTCAAATGGTATAAGCTATATTAATATGTAAATGAGAAACCCTGTTCCTGCAAAAAGGTTTCCTGTCCCTAGAAGTGTGAGCTTACTACAAGAGTGGCTGAGGCCCCTGTTCTGTCCAGTTTAACTTGATATTTAGGTTAACACTTTCATAATTGAGGCTGTTTCCATTCTTCCTTCTTCAAGGCTCAGCTTGTCAGTTTGATCTCTGTGTCCCTGTCTGCAAGCTGCACAGCCAGGAAAGTGATCCTCAGTTGAATCATAACAGCTTGAAGGCTCCACAGATAAATCTCACGCCAAGCAGAAGAGCTGGTCTACAAACCAACCACCTTTGGTAACAATTCTGGTTTCTGTGCAGTTATACAACACTTAAACCACCAAGCCAGTAGTTTTACAGGCCGAACTGCTCAATAACTCTGTTTCCCCTGGAGGTGTTCAACTAATGAAAAACTTCAGCAGGGTCCACAAATTTCCTAGACTGAGCATCTGGAGCATGGCCCCCTTCACTTAAAAAGTCCTTTAGTCTCATTCAAGTCTCAAGGTGTTTCCGCACAAAAAATAGTAGCCAGATCCATCCTAGAGGGCAACAATACCAACGTACTACCATCTACTGGGTTCAAATCACCTGTAAGTACCTAGCTTGTATCACAACCACACTTAGGCCAGAACCAGCAAAATCTCCCATCCCCATAGTCAGGGTAGTCATATTTGATCTCCTCAGAGCTTAACAAGCAGACAAATTACAATAAATTCACACAATAGCTATTGACAGTTAAGTATTGCCTGAAAGATACTTAACAAGCTTTGCTGCTGCCACTTAAGGGGTTGAAGTGTTTGCTTTCCCAGGAAATTTTAGTCAACTCCAATCTAAATAACCCATCATGAGAAAACAGCCAGAAAATCCTTGACACAAGAGAGACAAGCTTATGTAAAACCCATCTTTAGGGGCAAACAGCACCCATAAACCTCACTGAAGCTTCCATGCTAAGTAGACGGTAGCTACCCCATCGCAGCCCGCCTGTCAGGTTTATCAGGAGAGCAGTACAGCAGGCAATCAGCTAGCCTGCAGTTCCCACACACCCTAGCCGCACTCACGCTAAGTTTTCATCCCTGACAGCCTATTTTTAATGCCAACAGTTTCAAGCAGAAGCACGCATTTGCTCCGTACTCCACCAGCAAAGCGCAGCAGCCTTACAAAAGATACATCGGAAAGAAATGGGTGCTCAGAAGTGGAGAACCCCCAGGTCCGGCACTGCCGAGCCGACGAGGCCACCTCA includes:
- the AREG gene encoding amphiregulin; its protein translation is MRAVAFIAALAVLAACRPAAGSSPNATEPERHGGTGQREPESVSGPDYEEDEEYEEALPVHQYIVDDLIRVEPVVKPKPTKRGGEKNASKSRRKKNKGKNKKKGTPCEMEYKNFCIHGECIYLEHLQMVTCKCHQDFFGERCGEQFMKTQRKNDVADYSKTVLVVVAVLLSSISFITVLIIVIVQVRKKCPQYEEKEERKKLRQENRNGHVGV